The DNA window TTCCGTTCTCGTCAGTCTCGACTATGAACGCTTCCCATCTCCAGCGGTTTTCGGTGATTTTCTTGTACGTAACTTCGAGGGTATGCTCTTTTCCGTCATCGTCATATATTGTGGCCTTTGTAGCGTGGTAACCGCCCTGTGAAGCCGCGCCCAATGTAGTCCATGAGCCGAGCTGATCTTTCGGACTTGGCGAGTCAACGTTCTGTGCAACCATGAATTTCAGCGTGTCATTCTTTGAGCTTGCATTGCTGGCTGTTGATGCGGCTATCTGGAAGTTAGGATCGCCGTTAGTGTCAGGCAGTATACGGAATCCCAGAGGCGCGTTGCCGTTATCGGTCTCGTTCCAGTCCACACGGTCAAATGAGCCGTCAGGGTTGAAGAATACGTTTGCTTCAATCTTGTGCAGTCCCTTGAGTACAGCAGTAGCTCCCGTACCTACAGTACCTTCCTGAATCTGTGTTGCTGTTCCTGCTGCTACTGCGGTGGCCTGTGCGTTGGCGTAGCCGTAGTACCAGAGAGTCATCTTTGATACAGTTTTGCCCAAGTCTGAAGGTGAAGCGGCGGTCATATTGCTTTCTTCAAATTCTGCTATGAAGTCGTACTCAAGCGGCACTCTCTCCGTAGTGCTTCCTGCTGGTGCGCTTGCTGTTGCGATAGAAGGTGCGCCGGACAGAGTGAAATTCGAGTAGTCCATCTTGCCCTTCACATCATAATTGAAGACCGTATCACTGACTTTGAGATGATGTACCTGTGTAGCAACTGTACCTGTTGTGTCAACAAGATCTGCCGCGAGTCCCGCTGTTGTGCCTGATACTTCTTCGTTATTCGCATTCATCAAGGACAGCGTGCGAATCTGCATTGTCCCGGTTGTGTCGTTGTAGTCCACCGTGTAATACTTCGGGGGAGTCTGGCCGGGAAATTTGTACACGGGCTTGTAGTAATTGTTGACGGTAGTATTTATGTCATTCTCTGTCAGTGTTAATGTCCCTGATGTTCTGTTGGTTATTCTTGACAGTGTAGTACCGTTAGTGCTTGTAACCAAGTTGTTATTCTCATCAAGCCAGCCTATAAAGCCGTCGCTGCCGCTCCCTGTTGCTGTTGTAAGCTTTGTGGTTAAGGGTGCGGTGGTGGCAGCATTCCATATTATTGTCGGAAGGCTAAGTTCAGGCTTGCCCGTTGTGCTGTTTATGCCGGTCATGTCGAACGTCATCTTAGTAGTTTCTCCGCCGTTAGCTAGGGCGAAATCAAGATAGTTGATTCCGTATGCCGAGTTGTTTGCATTATTCAGCGTTGCGTCAAAACTTGTCGAGAAGCTCATATCATACTCAACGCCGTTCATCGGAACTTTTGCCATTCCTTCATTCAGCCCGTTAGCACCCGCAACAGCATTGAACGGAAGATCCGCGAAACCGTAAGACAGGAAATTTTTCTGCCTGCTGTCAAGGTTGCACTGGTAATCGACTCTAGTCGTGGCTTTGGCTTCCATCTTCTGCCCAAGCGGTATATTTATCGTGGAAAGCTCTGCGGCCTGCTGGAATCCCTCTAGGGCTGTCTCCTCCATCTTGTAGCCCTGGAGCTTGTAGCCTGAGCCTGACTGAACGAGGTCAGAATTTCCGTCAAGAGTGCAGGCACCCGAACGGCTGAACATCTGGTTGGTGCCGTCAGAGTACACAAAGAACCCGCGCTCCTGAATCATCATGTCGGAGGCATTGCCGGTGTATGAGCTTGAACCCTGAGTGTGTATCGTCTCAATTGCCGCGACGCTAACGCCGAGTCCGACCTGGGCGGGGTTGATTCCGCCTCTGTTGCCGTCCGCGCTTGAAGCGTACTTGTTGGCCTGATACATGAGATCGGCGAAAAGCGTGTTGTCCTTCTTGAAGCCTGTTGTGTTTGCGTTTGATATGTTGTTGCCTGTTACGTCGAGCATGGTCTGGTGAGCGCGAACACCCGTTACCGCTGTCATCAATGATCTTAACATGTCCCGTGATTCCTCCTGCTGTGAAATTTCCTGTGATATGACTGTATATTTTACTCTGGCCGGGCGTCCTTCCTGCCGTGTCTCGTCCGTGAGAGCAATTTATTCTAGCTTATTACCGAAACGCCTTCAACTTTCTCAAGCGGCACTTCGCCTTCTGTCGTGTCAAGTATTGTGCCTTCTTTCGGGTCAAACCAGACATGATTCACGACTGCTACTTTCTGAGTTGCCTCTTCCCCTTCGCCTGAAGTGAAAGCTACTGCCTTCCCGATGTACTGAACCGCGCTGAATTTGTTTGCGTCCGATATTGTGGTGAGCGTCTTGTTCATGTTCTGCATCTGCTCAAGGCTTGAGAATGTAGCCATCTGCGAGATAAATTCCCTGTCCTCCATAGGATTCAAGGGATCCTGATTCGACAATTCGGCGATTAACAGCTTGAGGAAAGCGTCTTTTCCGAGAGTGTCATTTGTGGCTGTTGTTACGGCTGATGTGCTTTGCGTGCTTGTTGTTGCCTGCGTTGTGTTTATGTTTGCTAGGTTAGTGTAGCTGTTTACGTCTGTTACTGGCATTCGTCATCTCTCCTTCATGCTATCCAGTATAGCAGTCCTTCTTCAAGGTCAGCCCTGAAATTTTCTGTGTCATCGTCATTATCTGACGGGGTGTAACTGTAATAATCCCTCTGGTTCTGACCGCCTGAGTCCTGACCCTGCCGGCTGCTGTCCTGCTGAACGTCAACCGTAAACTCTGACACCTGAACACCCTGCTGGGCTAAATTGTCCCTTAACTGTGTGAATTGTTCCTGCACTATTTGTCGGATTTGCTCACTTGCTACTTTAACGGACGCTTCAACGCCTGAAGTTGTAGATGTAAGCTCAACGGAAATCCGTCCGAGCGCGGGCGGGTCAACGATGATATTTGCCTTCCTCACGTTGTCTGCGCGTATGAATCTCACGACGTTTACGATGCCATTGCGGAGAGTCCTTCCCTGAGACTGAACGCCGTTAGCCTCGTATGTGTCAGTCCTGAGACTAAGCGGGCTGGTATTCACGCGTGGAGATGATAAACGTTTTGCGCGTGTTACGGTGTCAAAGAACGACTGAAAATCGCTGAGGACTTCTGCCTTTCGTGAGTCAATTCGCGGCTCATTCTGCGAATCATTGCGCGGTGCTGTGCGTGAAGCTCTTGCGGGTGATACGCGGACTCTTTCGGGTGAAATTGCGCCGTCAGTCTGTGAGTCATTGCCGGGATTCTGCGATGGCTGGCGGGATTCTGACTCTGTGCTTTCCTCATGGCCGGAATGATTCTGAGTGCGTGAAATTTTCGGCTGTGAGTCTGTCTCGGTGGCCTGCGTAATTTCGGGCTGTGAGTCGTGCGTCATGGCCTGAGTCTTTCTGCGAGGTGTCCGGGAGATTTTCGGGGACTCAGTGCTTTCGGGGACTGTTTTGGGTGCTGACTGTGTTACGGTTTCGTGAACAGTCTGCGCTGTAGTCGCGGGCATTTCGCGTGTTACGGTTTCGGGTGTGGACTCGGAAATGATTTCGGGAGCGTCCTTAGTGTTTACGGGGATTTCCGGCGCGGTGATGATTATATGTTCGGGAGTCTCCGTGATTGTGCGGACGGTGCGAGGCTCTGACGGTGAATCGGTCTGCGCGGGCTGAATGTCATTTGCGGGCTGTGCGTTTTGAGTCGGCTGAACCTGAGCGAATCCGGCCATGACTGTAACAGCGTCCGTAATTCCGGGGAACTCTGCGCGTGTCTTTTCGGGAGTCTCGGCCTCGGAATCCTCGCGGGAGTCGGCGCGTTCGTGCGTAACTTTGCGGGGCTGTGCTGGCTCTGCGTCATTCCTGCGGGGCTGAACGGGGGCGGGAGTCTCGGCGGGGGCTTCAGGGCGTGGGCTGTCGGTCTCCCTGCCAGTGTCAGAAGCCGGAATCCCGTAATCCTCCGTATCATTTGCGGGGACTGTCTGAGGCTGTGAGTCATCTGCGGGAATTTCGCGCTGTATGGGCGTGTCATTTTTGGGCGACTGAGGAATTGCCCGCTGTGTTTCGGGAGCGTCATTGCGAGTGTCAACAGTTTGTGATTTCTGCGTGTTACGTGTTGACGGCGGAATGTCGGTATCTTCCTGCTGTAACGGCTCATGACTCGGCGCGTCATTTTCGGGAGTCCCGTCAATTTCTGGCGACTCAGGAATTACCCGCTGTGCTTTTGGTGCGTCATTCTGTGCGCCAACAGTCTGCGATTTCGGCGTGTCGTGTTTTGACGGTGGAATGTCGGTATCTTCCCGCTGTGATGACTCATGAATGGGCGCGTCATTTTCGGGAGTCCCGTCAATTTCCGGCGACTCAGGAATTACCCGCTGTGTTTCGGGAGCGTCATTGCGAGTGTCAACAGTCTGCGATTTCGGCGTGTCCTGTCTTGACGGCGGAATGTCTGTAGCCTCCTGCTGTGATGACTCATGAATAGGAGCGACATTTTCGGGAGTCCTGTTAATTTCTGGCGACTCAGGAATTACCCGCTGTGATTTCGGCGCGTAATTCTGTGCGTCAACAGTCTGCGATTTCGGCGTGTCCTGTCTTGACGGCGGAATGTCTGTATCTTCCGGCTGTGATGACTCGTGAATAGGCGCGTCATTTTCGGGAGTCTCGTCAATTTTGGGCGACTGAGGAATTACCCGCTGTGATTTTGGCGCGTCATTGTGTGCGTCAACAGTCTGCGATTTCGGCGTGTCGTGTTTTGACGGTGGAATGTCGGTATCTTCCCGCTGTGATGACTCATGAATGGGCGCGTCATTTCCGGGAGTCCCGTCAATTTCCGGCGACTGAGGAATTATCCGCTGTGATTTCGGCGCGTAATTCTGTGCGTCAACAGTCTGCGGTTTCGGCGTGTCATTTGCTGACGGCTGAATGTCGGTATTTTCCCGCTGTAACGGCTCATGATTGAGTGCGTCATTTCCGGGAGTCCCGTCAATTTCTGGCGACTGAGGAATTACCCGCTGTGTTTCGGGCGCGTCATTCTGTGCGTCAACAGTCTGCGGTTTTGGCGTGTCCTGTCTTGACAGCGGAATGTCGGTATCTTCCTGCTGTGATGACTCGTGAATAGGCGCGTCATTTTCGGGAGTGTCAACAGCTTCCGGCGACTCAGGAATTACCCGCTGTGCTTTCGGTGCGTCATTGTGTGCGTCAACAGTCTGCGATTTCGGCGTGTCATGCCTTGACGGCTGAATATTGGTATCTTCTTGCTGTAACGGCTCATGAATAGGCGCGTCATTTTCGGGAGTCCCGTCAAATTTCGGCGACTCAGGAATTATCCGCTGTGATTTCGGCGCGTCATTGTGTGCGTCAACAGTCTGCGATTTCGGCGTGTCATTTGCTGACGGCTGAATATTGGTATCTTCCTGCTGTAACGGCTCATGACTCGGCGCGTCATTTCCTGGAGTCTCATCAATTTTCGGCGAGTGAGAAATTCCCCGCTGAGTTTCGGGCGCGTCATTAGGAGCGTCAACAGGCTGTGAGTCCTGCGTGTCTTGCGGCTTATCCGTGATGATTGGCTGCGTTTTCTGCGGAATATTAGTCCCTTCTGCCTCATTATTCGTAACTTCCTGCCGTAAAGCCCCGTCATTATGCGAGACAAAATCCGGCCTCACTGATTCGGGCGGCTCATTCCCGGAAAATCTCACGTTATCCGCCATATTCCCGGCCATGTCAGAATTGCGCGAAATCTCCGGCTCAACAGCGGTAACTCCCTCGTCAAAATCATTCTGCGGGATAATTTCCGCTGTCCTCCTTGCGGGATTGTCCGTTATTCGCCTGCTGTCAGCAAAAAGATTCCGCCATGAGTCAGCCTTTGGCGAACGTGATTCCGTATTCGCATGTGTGTACGGCTCTGTACTGGCCTGCGTGTTTGTTCCGTCGTCAGCAAGAAATCTCACACCGCTGAACGCTGACGGCCTGCCCTGCGTTAATGTCATAGCCTGCTGTGTGTTGTTGGGATTGATGTCTGTAACTTGCTCCTGCCCTGCGCTTTCACGGGCTGTATATTCCGTCATGAGCGCGTCAAATGCTCCTGCGTCCTGGCCTGTGAGTCCCTGCTGTGTGCTGTCTGTATTGCCTCCCGGCATGAGCAGATTTATTTGCGCCTGAAGAAATGACCATATTCCTGCCGGCATTCTGCACCCTCCTGTTATTGTGATTTATCGCTGCTGGGGATGTGCCATAAGTTCGGTTATCCTTGCTGCTTTTGTCGGCTTAATTTTGCCCATAATTGAGGCTCTTGCGTCATTGGGAAGCCTCATCAGCAATTCTACTGCCATAGCATCGCGCAATTGTTCAACGACTGCCGCGGCGTTTCTCGCTGACATGTCCTGATATGTTCGGGCTACTTGGTTCATTAATTCCTGCTCACGCTCGGTAGGGGTGTTCGCGTTAGCTCCGGCGGCTTGGGTTGCTTCCTGCGCTCTGAGCCTGCGCTGCCTTCTTGCCACATCACGCGATAATTCAACGAGGGCTAATTCTCTCTTCTCGTAGACTTCCATGCGGGCAATGTCGCGGCTTTCCATTGAGCGTTCGAGAGCGTCAAGCCTTCTCTGCCACTGCTCAAGCTCTACGGCTCTGCGCTCCTCAACCGTAAGCGCGTAAAACTCCGGCACCTGGAAAAACTCCGCAAGTCTCGGCCCGAAATATGGCACTCTCGGTATAGTCTCCCAGAAAAGCGGCCTGCCGTCCCAAATTCCGCTCAGGTGCATTCCGACAGCAGTCCCAAGACCAAGCAACAACATCCACAGGAAAAACGTAAATTTTCCCATGCCCTTTTTCTTTTTCTTCTTTTTGACGACTGGCGCGGGGGCAGCAGCTTGTTCAGCCGGGGGATTAGCTCCTGCCGCGGGGCGTTCTTCTGCCATGTTAGCCGACCTCCCTTAATCTGCGGTATATTGACATGATATTACGCACGTAGCGTTTTGACACTTCCGGGATATTCCCGCTGTCGACTCTGGCCGGCCCTGCGTTGTAGGCGGCTAATGCTTTCTCGATGTCGCCCCGGTATTTGTCCGTCAAGTCAGAAATATATCTTGTCCCGCCGTCAATATTCTGCGCGGGGTCAAAAGGGTCATCAACTCCCAGCATTGCGGCTGTGCGAGGCATGAGCTGCATTAGTCCCTGTGCGCCCTTGTTCGACACAGCGTCAGTCGTCCACCCTGACTCAACCTGAATCATTGCGCGTATTAATTCTTGGTCAACGTTATATTTCTCGGCGCATTCGGTGATTATGTCTTTGAGTTCGTCATAATTCGTTTTGCCGGAAATGTTGCTTGTACGTTTTGCGACTCTCTTTGCCCGCTCAACGTCATTCAGAACGTCAACAAACCTGCTTTTGAGTGGCTGAGTCTGCTGGTACATGTCCGGCATAAGCTGCCTGTTAATTTCGTCTATGCGTGTCAATACTCTTGATATGTTCGTCATGTTAGGCCCCATGTGTCAATTGTCCCCTTTCCGTGAATACTGCATTGTTGTAACGTCATCAAGCTCATTCTGCTCAATGCCAAGCTGTTCCTGCATGTCGGCTTCTTTGAGGTGATCTATGTATGTCTCCATTATCCTGACATCTTTATGACGCTCAACGAGTCTGGCTTCAGTATCGGCGATTCGAGTCCTGACTTCGGCGAGTGAGGTTTGACCGCGGGCAATGTCAGTGTTTATTGCGTCTATGAACTGCCGCTGAAACCATAAATCTGTGGCTGAGACGGCCTGAGTCCCGGCCCGGCTGAAGTCGGAGATTGCCTGCTTCTTTTCGCCCTCAAGCTGTGTGATATGGGCTATGGCTTCGCGCTCCTCGCTTCTTTCGGCGGCTAAAATTGCCTGCTCATTACGGCGGCTGTCCTCGCGGATTTTGAGTATGCGGTTGAACCGGGCTATTCTCTCGTGCATGGCCTAAATCAGGGTGTCAAGATCACGCCCGGCATATGCTACACGTATAATGCTGACAGTATGCATGGCATCATCAACGCAGTACATAATAATGAAATTATCGGAAGGCATGTAGCGTATTTCCCGCCCTTTGCGATCTTTTCTGCGGACACGGTATCTTTTTGGCAACAGCGCAAGTGATGAGGCAGACGAAAATACTTTGTCCGAAAATTTCTGCGCGGCTGAAGGATTATCCAGTTTCCCGGCAATATAAGCGCGTATGCCGTTGACATCTTCAAGAGCCGGGACAGTAACAATAAGCCTATATTCTGCCATATTCAGCCTCTATTATTTTCCTAGCTTCCTCAAGCGTGTAGACTCTCCCAGTTTCAAGAGCGTCAATACCTTCCTGAATCGCAGAGTCTATTTCGTCTTCTGTCATATTCCCAAGACATAAAGGCTTGTTTATCGGTGCATTAAGCTCAACGGGAAAAGCCCTCCGCAAAATTATCTGCCTCGTGAACAAATCTACGGCCATTGTGTACGACATGCCTATTTTCCTCAGAATTTCCTCTGCCTTGCGCTT is part of the Synergistaceae bacterium genome and encodes:
- a CDS encoding flagellar hook-basal body complex protein codes for the protein MLRSLMTAVTGVRAHQTMLDVTGNNISNANTTGFKKDNTLFADLMYQANKYASSADGNRGGINPAQVGLGVSVAAIETIHTQGSSSYTGNASDMMIQERGFFVYSDGTNQMFSRSGACTLDGNSDLVQSGSGYKLQGYKMEETALEGFQQAAELSTINIPLGQKMEAKATTRVDYQCNLDSRQKNFLSYGFADLPFNAVAGANGLNEGMAKVPMNGVEYDMSFSTSFDATLNNANNSAYGINYLDFALANGGETTKMTFDMTGINSTTGKPELSLPTIIWNAATTAPLTTKLTTATGSGSDGFIGWLDENNNLVTSTNGTTLSRITNRTSGTLTLTENDINTTVNNYYKPVYKFPGQTPPKYYTVDYNDTTGTMQIRTLSLMNANNEEVSGTTAGLAADLVDTTGTVATQVHHLKVSDTVFNYDVKGKMDYSNFTLSGAPSIATASAPAGSTTERVPLEYDFIAEFEESNMTAASPSDLGKTVSKMTLWYYGYANAQATAVAAGTATQIQEGTVGTGATAVLKGLHKIEANVFFNPDGSFDRVDWNETDNGNAPLGFRILPDTNGDPNFQIAASTASNASSKNDTLKFMVAQNVDSPSPKDQLGSWTTLGAASQGGYHATKATIYDDDGKEHTLEVTYKKITENRWRWEAFIVETDENGKEIMSNVMPEPRTGEIEFDGSGRINNAIADGALRSTDNAEVEITLPFSLNGQPNSTVRLNFGGSGDALLGVTQFASETTTKPVYQDGYTMGILKNYSVAANGTITGSYSNGVSIPLYRVALATFANEQGLEKVGNTMFQASVNSGTANIDGAGSNGKGTIMGQYVEMSNVDLTEEFTHLIIAQRGFQANTRVVTVSDQILEEVVNLKR
- a CDS encoding flagellar hook assembly protein FlgD, whose protein sequence is MPVTDVNSYTNLANINTTQATTSTQSTSAVTTATNDTLGKDAFLKLLIAELSNQDPLNPMEDREFISQMATFSSLEQMQNMNKTLTTISDANKFSAVQYIGKAVAFTSGEGEEATQKVAVVNHVWFDPKEGTILDTTEGEVPLEKVEGVSVIS
- a CDS encoding flagellar hook-length control protein FliK is translated as MPAGIWSFLQAQINLLMPGGNTDSTQQGLTGQDAGAFDALMTEYTARESAGQEQVTDINPNNTQQAMTLTQGRPSAFSGVRFLADDGTNTQASTEPYTHANTESRSPKADSWRNLFADSRRITDNPARRTAEIIPQNDFDEGVTAVEPEISRNSDMAGNMADNVRFSGNEPPESVRPDFVSHNDGALRQEVTNNEAEGTNIPQKTQPIITDKPQDTQDSQPVDAPNDAPETQRGISHSPKIDETPGNDAPSHEPLQQEDTNIQPSANDTPKSQTVDAHNDAPKSQRIIPESPKFDGTPENDAPIHEPLQQEDTNIQPSRHDTPKSQTVDAHNDAPKAQRVIPESPEAVDTPENDAPIHESSQQEDTDIPLSRQDTPKPQTVDAQNDAPETQRVIPQSPEIDGTPGNDALNHEPLQRENTDIQPSANDTPKPQTVDAQNYAPKSQRIIPQSPEIDGTPGNDAPIHESSQREDTDIPPSKHDTPKSQTVDAHNDAPKSQRVIPQSPKIDETPENDAPIHESSQPEDTDIPPSRQDTPKSQTVDAQNYAPKSQRVIPESPEINRTPENVAPIHESSQQEATDIPPSRQDTPKSQTVDTRNDAPETQRVIPESPEIDGTPENDAPIHESSQREDTDIPPSKHDTPKSQTVGAQNDAPKAQRVIPESPEIDGTPENDAPSHEPLQQEDTDIPPSTRNTQKSQTVDTRNDAPETQRAIPQSPKNDTPIQREIPADDSQPQTVPANDTEDYGIPASDTGRETDSPRPEAPAETPAPVQPRRNDAEPAQPRKVTHERADSREDSEAETPEKTRAEFPGITDAVTVMAGFAQVQPTQNAQPANDIQPAQTDSPSEPRTVRTITETPEHIIITAPEIPVNTKDAPEIISESTPETVTREMPATTAQTVHETVTQSAPKTVPESTESPKISRTPRRKTQAMTHDSQPEITQATETDSQPKISRTQNHSGHEESTESESRQPSQNPGNDSQTDGAISPERVRVSPARASRTAPRNDSQNEPRIDSRKAEVLSDFQSFFDTVTRAKRLSSPRVNTSPLSLRTDTYEANGVQSQGRTLRNGIVNVVRFIRADNVRKANIIVDPPALGRISVELTSTTSGVEASVKVASEQIRQIVQEQFTQLRDNLAQQGVQVSEFTVDVQQDSSRQGQDSGGQNQRDYYSYTPSDNDDDTENFRADLEEGLLYWIA
- a CDS encoding lytic transglycosylase domain-containing protein — encoded protein: MGPNMTNISRVLTRIDEINRQLMPDMYQQTQPLKSRFVDVLNDVERAKRVAKRTSNISGKTNYDELKDIITECAEKYNVDQELIRAMIQVESGWTTDAVSNKGAQGLMQLMPRTAAMLGVDDPFDPAQNIDGGTRYISDLTDKYRGDIEKALAAYNAGPARVDSGNIPEVSKRYVRNIMSIYRRLREVG
- the fliJ gene encoding flagellar export protein FliJ; amino-acid sequence: MHERIARFNRILKIREDSRRNEQAILAAERSEEREAIAHITQLEGEKKQAISDFSRAGTQAVSATDLWFQRQFIDAINTDIARGQTSLAEVRTRIADTEARLVERHKDVRIMETYIDHLKEADMQEQLGIEQNELDDVTTMQYSRKGDN
- a CDS encoding type II toxin-antitoxin system RelE/ParE family toxin gives rise to the protein MAEYRLIVTVPALEDVNGIRAYIAGKLDNPSAAQKFSDKVFSSASSLALLPKRYRVRRKDRKGREIRYMPSDNFIIMYCVDDAMHTVSIIRVAYAGRDLDTLI
- a CDS encoding type II toxin-antitoxin system RelB/DinJ family antitoxin, which translates into the protein MSTAEISYVEVEPEIKRKAEEILRKIGMSYTMAVDLFTRQIILRRAFPVELNAPINKPLCLGNMTEDEIDSAIQEGIDALETGRVYTLEEARKIIEAEYGRI